A DNA window from Sphingomonas profundi contains the following coding sequences:
- a CDS encoding ABC transporter substrate-binding protein has translation MAVVSALAGSALAGAPLPPAHRAAAPKRIVSLNLCADQYLLALADRSQIAGLTRNATSTEMSAAAAQARGLPILRGSAEEVLAIDPDLIVGVPARRSGMMAALSREHYAMVDLKPASTYADIVAQIRAVAGAIGHPRRGEALIARMDRALATLPRPHRAGVAAYYQRRGYLTGTGTLIDELMVRVGLANLAGKLDKPALSQLTLEELMVAQPDYLIVESASDRVVDQGTEMLHHPLLRNIRRLHIPQAWTVCGGPAYVDAARSLARQIADAGACAPAPGGRVNIRCPAAP, from the coding sequence ATGGCGGTAGTCTCTGCGCTCGCCGGAAGCGCGCTCGCCGGCGCCCCACTTCCGCCCGCGCACCGCGCTGCCGCGCCGAAGCGGATCGTCTCGCTGAACCTGTGCGCCGACCAGTATCTGCTCGCTCTCGCCGATCGGTCGCAGATCGCCGGCCTCACCCGGAACGCGACCAGCACGGAGATGTCCGCCGCGGCGGCGCAGGCGCGCGGCCTTCCCATCCTCAGGGGATCGGCCGAGGAAGTCCTCGCGATCGATCCCGACCTGATCGTCGGCGTGCCGGCGCGGCGCAGCGGCATGATGGCGGCGCTCTCGCGCGAGCATTACGCGATGGTCGATCTGAAGCCCGCGAGCACCTATGCCGACATCGTCGCGCAGATCCGCGCGGTCGCCGGCGCGATCGGCCATCCTCGCCGCGGCGAGGCGCTGATCGCGCGCATGGACCGCGCTCTCGCAACCCTGCCGCGTCCACACCGGGCCGGCGTCGCCGCTTACTACCAGCGGCGCGGCTATCTCACCGGCACGGGCACCCTGATCGACGAGCTGATGGTGCGGGTGGGGCTTGCGAACCTCGCCGGCAAGCTGGACAAGCCGGCCCTCTCGCAGCTCACGCTGGAGGAGCTGATGGTGGCACAGCCCGACTACCTCATCGTCGAGAGCGCGTCCGATCGCGTGGTCGATCAGGGCACCGAGATGCTGCACCATCCGCTGCTGAGGAATATCAGGCGCCTGCATATACCCCAGGCGTGGACCGTCTGCGGCGGCCCCGCTTATGTCGATGCGGCGCGCAGCCTCGCACGGCAGATCGCGGATGCGGGGGCGTGCGCCCCCGCGCCGGGCGGCCGCGTCAATATTCGATGCCCGGCTGCGCCTTGA
- a CDS encoding ABC transporter ATP-binding protein, with the protein MSELVLRNVTAARAGRTILTAIDARFAPGRLTAVIGPNGAGKSTLLDVAAGLLKPKSGAVTLGGTALTSLGRRSLARRRAYLPQRSNVEWPITVERVVALGLTPSLPAFGELPDALQPAIEEALAACDLGALRLRQATSLSGGERARALLARAIVGDPELLIVDEPTADLDPRHALDAMRRLRARADAGRTIVVAIHDLDLALRFADDVVALRDGRVRACGSTSEVMTEALLGSLYDVTIRIRRDEDGASIRFTD; encoded by the coding sequence ATGAGCGAACTGGTCCTGCGGAACGTCACCGCCGCGCGCGCCGGCCGCACGATCCTGACGGCGATCGACGCACGCTTCGCGCCCGGCCGCCTCACGGCCGTGATCGGCCCGAACGGCGCGGGCAAGAGCACGCTGCTCGATGTCGCCGCCGGTCTGCTCAAGCCCAAGTCCGGGGCCGTGACCTTGGGCGGCACGGCGCTGACCTCGCTCGGGCGCCGCTCGCTGGCGCGCCGGCGTGCCTATCTGCCGCAGCGATCCAACGTCGAGTGGCCCATCACCGTGGAGCGCGTCGTCGCGCTCGGCCTGACGCCGTCGCTGCCGGCCTTCGGCGAGCTGCCGGATGCGCTGCAACCGGCGATCGAGGAGGCGCTGGCGGCGTGCGACCTGGGTGCGTTGCGGCTTCGCCAGGCGACCAGCCTGTCCGGGGGTGAACGGGCGCGGGCCCTTCTCGCCCGCGCCATCGTCGGCGATCCCGAGCTGCTGATCGTCGACGAACCGACCGCCGATCTCGATCCGCGTCACGCGCTGGATGCGATGCGCCGCCTGCGCGCGCGGGCGGATGCCGGGCGCACGATCGTCGTGGCGATCCACGATCTCGATCTCGCGTTGCGCTTCGCCGACGACGTGGTGGCGCTGCGGGATGGTCGCGTCCGCGCCTGTGGCTCGACGAGCGAGGTGATGACCGAGGCCCTGCTCGGCTCGCTCTACGACGTCACGATCCGCATCCGACGGGACGAGGACGGCGCCTCGATACGGTTCACCGACTGA
- the cobN gene encoding cobaltochelatase subunit CobN, giving the protein MHLLAASPGTVSNGDEAIDLDQSPGEIVFLTVADSELACFAKAAAELEDELGGRAPSIRLVNLLQLKHPYSVDLYVEKVIARARFVCVVLLGGKAYWPYGVDEIARVSREQGIAFAAIADGREPDLSLDAASTIPRATGERLRDYLRQGGVANAIGFLRHAARLIGADIGTPDDPIPVADAGLYLAGSERPTLDDVRAGWITGRPVALLCFYRALMMAGTLDAVDALVAALAERGLNVVVVHVRALREPFAIDWLREVIASTRPDVILNATSFAASSPGEKRAPAILEEADCPILQTVFAGVDQAGWAASPRGLGPRDLAMNVALPEVDGRLFTRAVAFKAAERFDARTQCGIVVPRVAPDRVAFVADLAANWATLRRTIARERRVALVLANYPNRDGRVGNGVGLDTPASAAAILAALRQAGYDAGGAPEDGAALMAIMLAGITNARCSVDRPREIHVTLERYGEAFATLPAKTREAITTRWGAPEDDPFVRDGAFHLPAHRFGNVVVAVQPARGYDVDPKTTYHDPALVPPHHYLAFHVWLNRDFGAHAVVHVGKHGNLEWLPGKALALSATCFPEVCAGPVPQLYPFIVNDPGEGTQAKRRIGAAIIDHLTPPLTRAESYGPLKALEALVDEYYLAAGMDPRRISHLKAEILDLARSQGLDADAGAIGDGDDALAALDNYLCELKEMQIRDGLHVFTRSPTGRLRADLLIALSRTPRGYDDAGQASLLRALADDLALGFDPLDCRMGDAWTGARPDRLATVSDDPWRTHGDTIERLELLAAALVEGGAAPGPASAAVMRSVLGDLAHRVDECGAAEKAALLAGLDGRFVLPGPSGAPTRGRPDVLPTRRNFYSVDTRSVPTATAWELGRRSARLLVDDYLQREGSYPQAMALSAWGTANMRTGGDDIAQALALMGVRPRWDWTSGRVIGFEIMKVAEVGHPRVDVTFRVSGFFRDAFPEQIDLLDSAARAVMALDEPAEDNPAAARHRAETARLIEAGGEAKAAALRAGFRVFGSKPGAYGAGLQAMIDERIWHDRADLADVYLDWSSYAYGAGVEGDAERDLFATRLVQADAVIQNQDNREHDLLDSDDYYQFEGGIAAAVEHLSGKRPRAYHNDHSRPERPVIRTLEDEIGRVVRARVTNPKWIAGVMRHGYKGAFEIAASVDYLFAFAATTHAVRDHHFDAVHAAFIEDEAVRAFMAEANPAALRETAARLAEALERGLWRPRSNSAGILLAELAGG; this is encoded by the coding sequence ATGCATCTCCTGGCCGCCAGCCCGGGCACGGTCTCGAACGGCGACGAGGCGATCGACCTCGATCAGTCGCCGGGCGAGATCGTGTTCCTGACGGTGGCCGACAGCGAACTCGCCTGCTTCGCGAAGGCGGCGGCGGAACTGGAAGACGAACTGGGCGGGCGCGCACCCTCGATCCGCCTCGTCAATCTGCTGCAACTGAAGCACCCCTACTCCGTCGACCTGTATGTCGAGAAGGTGATCGCCCGTGCGCGCTTCGTCTGCGTGGTGCTGCTGGGCGGCAAGGCCTACTGGCCCTATGGCGTCGACGAGATCGCCCGCGTCTCGCGCGAGCAGGGCATCGCCTTCGCCGCCATCGCCGACGGGCGGGAGCCCGATCTCTCGCTCGATGCCGCCTCCACAATTCCCCGCGCGACGGGCGAGCGCCTGCGCGACTATCTGCGGCAGGGCGGCGTCGCCAACGCGATCGGCTTTCTGCGCCACGCGGCGCGCCTGATCGGCGCGGACATCGGCACGCCTGACGATCCGATCCCGGTCGCCGATGCCGGCCTCTACCTGGCCGGCAGCGAGCGTCCCACGCTCGACGACGTGAGGGCGGGCTGGATCACGGGGCGCCCCGTGGCGCTGCTGTGCTTCTACCGCGCGCTGATGATGGCGGGGACGCTGGATGCCGTGGACGCGCTCGTCGCCGCGCTGGCGGAGCGGGGGCTGAACGTCGTGGTCGTCCATGTCCGGGCGCTGCGCGAGCCCTTCGCGATCGACTGGCTGCGGGAAGTGATCGCCTCGACCCGGCCGGACGTCATACTGAACGCGACGTCCTTCGCCGCCTCCTCCCCCGGCGAGAAGCGCGCTCCCGCGATTCTCGAAGAGGCCGACTGCCCGATCCTCCAGACGGTGTTCGCCGGCGTCGACCAGGCCGGCTGGGCCGCGAGCCCGCGGGGTCTCGGCCCGCGCGACCTGGCGATGAACGTCGCGCTGCCGGAGGTCGACGGGCGTCTCTTCACCCGCGCCGTCGCCTTCAAGGCGGCCGAACGCTTCGATGCGCGGACGCAGTGCGGCATCGTCGTGCCGCGCGTCGCGCCGGATCGCGTCGCCTTCGTCGCCGATCTCGCCGCCAACTGGGCGACGCTGCGGCGAACGATTGCCCGCGAGCGCCGGGTGGCGCTGGTGCTGGCCAATTATCCCAACCGTGACGGGCGGGTGGGCAACGGCGTCGGCCTCGATACGCCTGCCAGCGCGGCCGCCATCCTCGCGGCGCTGCGTCAGGCGGGCTACGATGCCGGCGGCGCGCCGGAGGACGGGGCGGCACTGATGGCGATCATGCTGGCGGGCATCACCAATGCGCGATGCTCGGTGGATCGCCCGCGCGAGATCCACGTCACGCTGGAGCGTTACGGGGAGGCGTTCGCAACCCTGCCCGCGAAGACGCGGGAAGCGATCACGACGCGATGGGGCGCGCCGGAGGACGATCCGTTCGTCCGCGACGGTGCGTTCCACCTGCCCGCCCATCGCTTCGGCAATGTGGTGGTCGCGGTGCAGCCCGCCCGCGGCTACGATGTCGATCCGAAGACGACGTATCACGATCCGGCGCTGGTGCCGCCGCATCATTACCTCGCCTTCCACGTCTGGCTGAACCGCGATTTTGGCGCGCACGCGGTCGTCCATGTCGGCAAGCACGGCAATCTGGAATGGCTTCCCGGCAAGGCGCTGGCGTTGTCGGCCACCTGCTTTCCGGAGGTTTGCGCCGGCCCGGTGCCGCAGCTCTACCCCTTCATCGTCAACGATCCGGGCGAGGGGACGCAGGCCAAGCGCCGCATCGGCGCGGCCATCATCGATCATCTGACGCCGCCGCTGACCCGCGCCGAGAGCTACGGGCCGCTGAAGGCGCTGGAGGCGCTGGTCGACGAATATTATCTCGCCGCCGGCATGGATCCGCGCCGGATCAGTCATCTGAAGGCCGAAATCCTCGATCTCGCCCGGTCCCAGGGCCTAGATGCGGATGCCGGCGCGATCGGCGACGGTGACGACGCGCTGGCGGCGCTCGACAATTATCTGTGCGAGCTGAAGGAGATGCAGATCCGTGACGGGCTGCATGTCTTCACCCGCTCGCCGACCGGGCGGCTTCGCGCCGATCTGCTGATCGCCCTCTCCCGCACCCCGCGCGGCTATGACGATGCCGGCCAGGCATCCCTGCTCCGCGCGCTGGCCGACGATCTCGCGCTCGGCTTCGATCCGCTGGACTGCAGGATGGGCGACGCCTGGACGGGCGCCCGGCCCGATCGGCTCGCGACGGTGTCGGACGACCCCTGGCGCACGCACGGCGACACGATCGAGCGGCTGGAACTGCTGGCGGCGGCGCTCGTCGAGGGCGGCGCGGCGCCGGGGCCGGCCTCCGCCGCGGTGATGCGATCGGTGCTGGGCGACCTTGCCCATCGCGTCGATGAATGCGGCGCGGCGGAGAAGGCGGCGCTGCTGGCAGGGCTCGACGGCCGCTTCGTGCTTCCCGGCCCCTCCGGTGCGCCGACGCGCGGGCGGCCGGACGTACTGCCGACCAGGCGCAATTTCTACTCGGTCGACACGCGTTCGGTGCCGACCGCCACCGCGTGGGAGCTTGGCCGGCGCTCCGCGCGACTGCTGGTGGACGATTATCTTCAGCGCGAGGGGAGCTATCCGCAGGCGATGGCGCTGTCCGCCTGGGGTACGGCCAACATGCGCACCGGCGGCGACGATATCGCCCAGGCGCTCGCCCTGATGGGCGTAAGGCCGCGCTGGGACTGGACCTCGGGCCGCGTGATCGGCTTCGAGATCATGAAGGTCGCGGAGGTCGGCCATCCGCGCGTCGACGTCACGTTCCGCGTCTCGGGCTTCTTCCGCGATGCCTTTCCCGAACAGATCGACCTGCTCGACTCGGCGGCACGGGCGGTGATGGCGCTGGACGAGCCGGCGGAGGACAATCCCGCCGCGGCACGCCACCGCGCCGAGACCGCACGATTGATCGAGGCCGGCGGCGAGGCGAAGGCGGCGGCCCTTCGTGCCGGGTTCCGCGTCTTCGGATCGAAGCCGGGCGCCTATGGCGCCGGCCTGCAGGCGATGATCGACGAGAGGATCTGGCACGATCGCGCGGATCTGGCCGACGTCTATCTCGATTGGAGCAGCTACGCCTACGGCGCCGGCGTGGAGGGCGATGCCGAGCGCGATCTCTTCGCCACGCGGCTCGTCCAGGCCGATGCCGTGATCCAGAACCAGGACAATCGCGAGCACGACCTGCTCGACAGCGACGACTACTACCAGTTCGAGGGCGGCATCGCGGCGGCGGTCGAGCATCTTTCCGGCAAGCGGCCGCGCGCCTACCATAACGACCACAGCCGCCCCGAACGGCCCGTGATCCGGACGTTGGAGGATGAGATCGGCCGCGTCGTGCGCGCCCGCGTCACCAATCCCAAGTGGATCGCGGGCGTGATGCGGCACGGCTACAAGGGCGCGTTCGAGATCGCGGCCTCGGTCGACTATCTGTTCGCCTTCGCCGCGACGACGCACGCGGTGCGGGATCATCATTTCGACGCCGTCCATGCCGCCTTCATCGAGGATGAGGCGGTGCGCGCCTTCATGGCCGAGGCCAATCCGGCGGCCCTGCGCGAGACTGCGGCGCGGCTGGCCGAGGCGCTGGAGCGCGGATTGTGGCGGCCCAGATCGAACAGCGCGGGCATCCTGCTCGCCGAGCTTGCGGGAGGATGA
- a CDS encoding TonB-dependent receptor plug domain-containing protein, giving the protein MWKFASLFSLLLSAAAHAEEAPQAAPPPDAAADAAASAIIVTATRVATPADQVPASVTVLDKAAIDRTQDIGVADLLLRTPGVSLSRNGGYGTATSLRIRGAEADQTVVVIDGVKLNDPSSAGGGYNFANLLVGDASRIEVLRGPQSTLWGSQAIGGVVNIVSALPQKALEGSFDVEAGSRQTVSARAAVGGKSGPLTWRLGGQTFTTDGISAIAPASGGREKDGYTNRSVTGRTQVKLTDRISAELRGYYSRGHTDFDATTGDSPAFGLNREFVGYAGLNVDLMGGRLRNRLGYGYTDTDRDNYDPRNRRARTFDAAGRNERLEYQGSLAIVDGLTALFGAEKERSRFRSVSPPASLAVPVPAPARGSAGITSVYGQLSARPIGGLTLIGGVRSDDHSRFGARTLFSAGGIWSLPTHTILRASYGEGFKAPTLYQLFSEFGNVTLRPERAHGWEVGAEQGILGDRVSAGATYFRRTATDQIIFNGCGAGAALPLCFQPGTTIRRSGYYQNVARAEAHGVEVQLAARPVDGFTIDGNYSWTVAEDSSAGAANFGRWLPRRPRDTANGSISYAWPFGLTTGAAVRWSGHSFDNASNAQRLDGYTLVDLRGEFAVSPQLRLFARVENLFDEGYMTAYRYGTLGRSLYVGMRGRL; this is encoded by the coding sequence ATGTGGAAGTTCGCCAGCCTGTTTTCCCTCCTGCTCTCGGCCGCCGCCCATGCGGAGGAGGCACCGCAGGCCGCGCCACCGCCGGATGCGGCCGCCGACGCCGCCGCGAGTGCGATCATCGTCACGGCGACCCGCGTCGCCACGCCGGCGGATCAGGTGCCCGCATCGGTCACGGTGCTCGACAAGGCGGCCATCGACCGCACGCAGGATATCGGCGTCGCCGATCTGCTGCTGCGCACGCCGGGCGTCAGCCTCTCCCGCAACGGCGGCTACGGCACGGCGACCTCGCTGCGCATCCGCGGCGCGGAGGCCGACCAGACCGTCGTGGTCATCGATGGGGTCAAGCTCAACGATCCCTCCTCGGCCGGCGGCGGCTACAACTTCGCCAACCTCCTGGTCGGCGATGCATCCCGGATCGAAGTGCTGCGTGGCCCGCAGTCGACGCTCTGGGGCAGCCAGGCGATCGGCGGCGTCGTGAACATCGTCTCCGCGCTGCCGCAGAAAGCACTGGAGGGCAGCTTCGACGTCGAGGCCGGTTCCCGCCAGACCGTGAGCGCGCGCGCGGCGGTTGGCGGCAAATCGGGTCCGCTCACGTGGCGGCTCGGCGGCCAGACGTTCACGACCGACGGCATCTCCGCCATCGCGCCGGCATCCGGCGGTCGCGAGAAGGACGGCTATACCAATCGCAGCGTGACCGGCCGGACGCAGGTCAAGCTCACCGACCGGATATCGGCCGAGTTGCGCGGCTACTACTCACGCGGGCATACCGATTTCGACGCGACGACCGGGGACAGCCCCGCCTTCGGCCTGAACCGCGAGTTCGTCGGCTATGCGGGGCTGAACGTGGACCTGATGGGCGGCCGCCTCCGCAACCGCCTCGGCTACGGCTACACGGATACCGATCGCGACAATTACGATCCGCGAAACAGGCGCGCCCGGACGTTCGACGCCGCCGGTCGCAACGAGCGGCTCGAATATCAGGGCAGCCTGGCGATCGTCGATGGGCTGACGGCGCTGTTCGGCGCGGAGAAGGAGAGATCCCGGTTCCGCAGCGTCTCGCCGCCGGCCTCGCTCGCCGTGCCGGTCCCGGCGCCCGCCCGCGGCAGCGCCGGCATCACCAGCGTCTACGGGCAGTTGAGTGCGCGGCCGATCGGCGGCCTCACGCTCATTGGCGGCGTGCGCAGCGACGATCATAGTCGCTTCGGCGCCCGGACCCTGTTCTCCGCCGGCGGCATCTGGTCCTTGCCGACGCACACGATCCTCCGCGCAAGCTACGGCGAGGGCTTCAAGGCGCCGACCCTCTACCAGCTGTTCTCCGAGTTCGGGAACGTCACGCTCCGGCCCGAACGGGCGCATGGCTGGGAGGTGGGCGCAGAACAGGGGATCCTCGGCGATCGCGTCAGCGCCGGCGCGACCTATTTCAGGCGGACCGCCACGGATCAGATCATCTTCAACGGCTGCGGCGCGGGCGCCGCCTTGCCGCTCTGCTTCCAGCCCGGAACGACGATCCGCCGCTCCGGCTACTATCAGAACGTCGCGCGCGCGGAGGCGCACGGCGTCGAGGTGCAGCTGGCGGCGCGGCCCGTCGACGGGTTCACGATCGACGGGAACTACAGCTGGACGGTGGCGGAGGACAGCTCCGCCGGAGCCGCCAATTTCGGCAGGTGGCTGCCGCGACGGCCGCGCGACACCGCCAACGGCTCGATCAGCTATGCCTGGCCGTTCGGCCTGACGACGGGTGCCGCCGTGCGCTGGTCCGGCCACAGCTTCGACAATGCGTCCAACGCGCAGCGCCTCGACGGCTATACGCTGGTCGACCTGCGCGGCGAGTTCGCCGTCAGCCCGCAATTGCGGCTGTTCGCCCGCGTCGAGAACCTGTTCGACGAGGGGTATATGACCGCCTATCGCTACGGCACGCTCGGCCGCAGCCTCT
- the cobW gene encoding cobalamin biosynthesis protein CobW, with protein MSKIPTTVVTGFLGAGKTTLIRHLLQNAKGRRLALIVNEFGDVGVDGELLRGCNDEACPEDDIVELANGCICCTVADDFLPTMQKLLDRPNPPEHIIIETSGLALPKPLVKAFQWPGIRTRATVDGVVALIDADAVAAGRFATDEAALALARAADPSLDHDSPLEELYEDQLACADLVILNKSDLVDGDALARIESDIAGETRGGVKIVRAAHGAVDAGVLLGLFAGAEDDLAARPSHHDAEPDHDHDDFDSFVVKAGEIASIEPLIAALAPLIGSHDILRIKGLIAVSGRSARLVLQAVGPRIQHHYDRAWQAEEARLSQLVVIGQKGLDRPAIEAALAAALT; from the coding sequence GTGAGCAAGATCCCGACCACCGTCGTCACCGGGTTCCTGGGAGCGGGCAAGACCACGCTGATCCGGCACCTGTTGCAGAACGCCAAGGGTCGCAGGCTCGCCCTGATCGTCAACGAGTTCGGCGATGTCGGCGTGGACGGCGAACTGCTGCGCGGCTGCAACGACGAGGCCTGCCCAGAGGACGATATCGTCGAGCTGGCCAACGGATGCATCTGCTGCACCGTCGCGGACGACTTCCTGCCCACGATGCAGAAGCTTCTGGACCGGCCCAATCCGCCCGAGCACATCATCATCGAAACCTCCGGCCTCGCGCTGCCCAAGCCGCTGGTGAAGGCGTTCCAGTGGCCCGGTATCCGCACCCGTGCGACCGTGGATGGCGTCGTGGCGCTGATCGATGCCGATGCCGTAGCGGCAGGCCGCTTCGCCACCGACGAGGCGGCGCTGGCCCTGGCGCGCGCCGCCGATCCCTCGCTCGATCACGACAGCCCGCTCGAGGAGCTGTACGAGGATCAGCTTGCCTGCGCCGATCTCGTCATCCTCAACAAATCCGATCTCGTCGACGGCGATGCGCTCGCCCGGATCGAGAGCGATATCGCGGGCGAAACGCGCGGCGGGGTGAAGATCGTGCGGGCGGCCCATGGCGCGGTCGATGCCGGCGTCCTGCTCGGCCTGTTCGCCGGCGCCGAGGACGATCTGGCGGCACGGCCTTCGCACCACGATGCGGAGCCCGACCACGATCACGACGATTTCGACAGCTTCGTCGTCAAGGCCGGCGAGATCGCCAGCATCGAGCCGCTGATCGCGGCGCTGGCGCCGCTGATCGGATCCCACGACATCCTGCGGATCAAGGGGTTGATCGCCGTCTCCGGGCGATCGGCCCGCCTCGTGCTCCAGGCGGTCGGGCCGCGCATCCAGCATCATTACGATCGCGCCTGGCAGGCGGAGGAGGCCCGCCTCTCGCAGCTTGTGGTGATCGGCCAGAAGGGTCTCGATCGGCCCGCGATCGAAGCGGCCCTCGCCGCCGCGCTCACCTGA
- a CDS encoding DUF6925 family protein, translating to MEPASLELLGTLVRDPANGWSIGSFGAIGEFVRDADEPASIEESDRRIETTTARGAMRISTVEPLRPIAWDGLAADGEGWSHTLAFCIPRPATAGRTIRRLGADRDAIRESDRDAMLFDLGVGSGAVGMCLRTADRALAEAMIAAEGVPLLSVPALMGEVLRAQPHRVLLSPAGRIEVFQPIPPPGGKSPAGPHTHLLPKLIGTDRPHSANVPIPDDLQSALSMHPRSPWRTPLGEKQPYDPATDRAFAPMLARYGLADDAAVDAGLLDALRRRAAPELAGWPATRRGRTRARILLRRLAAAGDGRVKPWRILHDRAPVESEEGEEA from the coding sequence ATGGAGCCAGCGAGCCTGGAGTTGCTCGGAACCCTCGTCCGGGATCCCGCCAATGGCTGGAGCATCGGCAGCTTCGGCGCGATCGGCGAGTTCGTCCGCGACGCCGACGAGCCCGCAAGCATCGAGGAGAGCGACCGCCGCATCGAGACCACGACGGCACGCGGCGCGATGCGGATTTCGACGGTAGAGCCCCTGCGGCCGATCGCTTGGGACGGGCTTGCCGCCGATGGCGAGGGCTGGAGCCACACCCTCGCCTTCTGCATCCCACGGCCCGCGACGGCCGGGCGGACGATCCGCCGTCTGGGTGCCGATCGGGACGCCATCCGCGAGAGCGATCGGGATGCCATGCTGTTCGATCTCGGCGTGGGATCGGGCGCGGTCGGCATGTGCCTGCGCACCGCCGATCGGGCTCTGGCCGAGGCGATGATCGCGGCGGAAGGCGTGCCGCTTCTCTCCGTTCCCGCGCTGATGGGCGAGGTGCTGCGCGCCCAGCCGCACCGCGTGCTCCTTTCCCCGGCCGGGCGCATAGAGGTGTTCCAGCCGATCCCGCCGCCGGGCGGCAAGTCTCCCGCAGGGCCGCACACCCACCTTCTGCCGAAGCTGATCGGCACGGACAGGCCGCACTCGGCCAACGTGCCGATCCCCGACGATCTGCAATCCGCGCTCTCGATGCATCCCCGCTCGCCCTGGCGCACGCCGCTGGGCGAGAAGCAGCCCTATGATCCGGCGACCGATCGCGCCTTCGCGCCAATGCTCGCACGCTACGGCTTGGCCGACGATGCGGCGGTGGATGCGGGCCTACTCGACGCGCTGCGGCGCCGCGCCGCCCCGGAGCTTGCCGGATGGCCGGCGACCCGACGCGGGCGGACCAGGGCGCGCATCCTGCTGCGCCGGCTGGCGGCCGCCGGCGACGGGCGCGTGAAACCCTGGCGGATCCTGCACGACCGCGCGCCGGTGGAAAGCGAAGAAGGAGAAGAAGCGTGA
- the cobO gene encoding cob(I)yrinic acid a,c-diamide adenosyltransferase, producing MAGRTDEQHAEKMKRKQAAHDRIVAGKTVEKGLLVVHTGKGKGKTTAALGMVVRAIGHGRKVGVVQFVKGAMETGEKAVFARFPEQVEFLPMGDGFTWDTQDRAQDIASARRAWDEVRRMIADPAYDMVLADELNIVLRYDYLPLDEVLEVLKARPEMTHVIVTGRNAPDALIAAADLVTEMTLVRHPFREQGVKAQPGIEY from the coding sequence ATGGCCGGGCGAACCGACGAGCAGCATGCCGAGAAGATGAAGAGGAAGCAGGCGGCCCACGACCGGATCGTCGCCGGCAAGACAGTGGAGAAGGGCCTTCTCGTCGTCCACACCGGCAAGGGCAAGGGCAAGACGACCGCTGCACTCGGCATGGTGGTGCGTGCGATCGGCCACGGCCGGAAGGTGGGCGTCGTCCAGTTCGTCAAGGGCGCGATGGAGACCGGCGAGAAGGCGGTCTTCGCCCGCTTCCCGGAGCAGGTCGAGTTCCTTCCGATGGGCGACGGCTTCACGTGGGACACGCAGGATCGCGCGCAGGACATCGCATCGGCCAGAAGGGCGTGGGACGAGGTGCGGCGCATGATCGCCGACCCGGCCTACGACATGGTGCTGGCGGACGAGCTGAACATCGTGCTGCGCTACGACTATCTGCCGCTCGACGAGGTGCTTGAGGTGCTGAAGGCCAGGCCCGAGATGACGCACGTCATCGTCACCGGCCGCAATGCGCCGGACGCGCTGATCGCGGCCGCCGACCTCGTCACCGAGATGACGCTCGTCAGGCATCCGTTCCGCGAACAGGGCGTCAAGGCGCAGCCGGGCATCGAATATTGA